The Pseudorhodobacter turbinis genome includes a window with the following:
- a CDS encoding replication initiator protein A, whose amino-acid sequence MCDIFDAVPKADMASMEHPIFSLSTKPDTRVREYEHNGIKIAIKPSVDGLATVHDRDVLIYCISQLMTALNDGKEVSQTVRFRAFDMLVATNRNTAGTGYSQLKAALERLAGTRISTNIVTGGREVFRTFGLIESAEVVRETRDGRMQEVEIKLSDWVFNAIRSKEVLTLHRDYFRLRKPLERRIYELARKHCGAQKEWRIGLGLLQKKSGSNSTQREFRRLVLNIVREDHSHAHIPDYRITYDEIDDMIIFTNRHGVKLVLPQAVAPQLDPDVYETARMLAAGFDVHHLEREWRAWLPETPHNPEAAFLGFCRKWVLNRKNAE is encoded by the coding sequence GTGTGTGATATTTTCGATGCCGTTCCCAAGGCGGATATGGCGTCGATGGAACACCCGATCTTTTCGCTGTCGACCAAGCCTGACACGCGCGTGCGGGAGTATGAACATAATGGGATCAAGATTGCGATTAAGCCGTCGGTTGATGGTTTGGCGACGGTGCATGATCGTGATGTGTTGATCTATTGTATCAGCCAGCTGATGACTGCGCTTAATGACGGTAAAGAGGTCTCCCAGACGGTTCGATTTCGGGCTTTTGACATGCTAGTTGCGACAAACCGGAATACGGCGGGAACTGGTTACAGCCAGCTCAAAGCGGCTCTTGAACGGCTTGCCGGCACAAGGATCAGCACCAATATCGTGACAGGTGGCCGCGAGGTTTTCCGGACGTTTGGCCTGATCGAAAGCGCGGAAGTGGTTCGGGAAACCCGTGACGGGCGCATGCAGGAAGTTGAGATCAAGCTGTCGGATTGGGTGTTTAATGCAATCCGGTCGAAAGAAGTTCTGACCTTGCACCGGGATTATTTCCGGCTGCGAAAACCTCTTGAGCGGCGCATTTATGAGCTTGCCCGCAAACATTGTGGGGCACAAAAGGAATGGCGGATCGGTCTCGGGTTGCTTCAGAAAAAAAGTGGCTCGAATTCTACCCAGCGAGAGTTCCGTCGGCTGGTCCTGAATATTGTTCGGGAGGATCATTCCCATGCGCATATTCCGGACTATCGCATCACATATGATGAGATCGACGACATGATCATCTTTACCAACCGTCACGGTGTGAAGCTTGTTCTGCCGCAGGCCGTCGCCCCCCAATTGGACCCGGACGTTTATGAAACGGCCCGTATGTTGGCTGCGGGGTTTGATGTCCATCACCTCGAACGTGAGTGGCGGGCGTGGCTGCCGGAAACACCTCACAATCCGGAAGCTGCCTTTTTGGGGTTTTGCCGCAAATGGGTACTCAACAGGAAAAATGCTGAATAG